From the Coregonus clupeaformis isolate EN_2021a unplaced genomic scaffold, ASM2061545v1 scaf0018, whole genome shotgun sequence genome, one window contains:
- the LOC123480992 gene encoding protein jagged-1b-like isoform X1: MILRLSSICAAFSIHVLLQCLWIKVAVASGHFELQIVSMQNVNGELQTGVCCDGSRNAADRKCTRDECDTYFKVCLKEYQLKVSSAGPCSFGTASTPVVGGNTFSLRSMRSDKSRIVLPFSFAWPRSYTLIVEALDFNNDSSTGSVGGEIIEKAVQSGMINPSRQWQSLKHNGPVGQFEYQIRVSCDEHYYGFGCNKFCRPRDDFFGHYNCDHNGNKTCLEGWSGPECSTAICRQGCSTEHGSCKLPGDCKCLYGWQGEYCDKCIPHPGCVHGTCVEPWQCLCDTNFGGQLCDKDLNTCGTLQPCLNMGTCSNTGPDKYHCACPDGYSGVTCEKAEHACLSEPCFNGGSCVETSQGFECQCAPGWSGPSCSINVDECFPNPCGHGGTCQDQVNGFKCTCPSQWSGKTCLIDANECEGDPCLNANSCRNLIGGYFCECLPGWMGQNCDTNINDCQDQCQNGGTCKDMVNGYRCVCLSGFGGEHCEKDIDECASGPCLNGGRCKDDVNGFQCLCPPGFSGNFCQLDIDYCMPSPCQSGAKCFNLATDYFCKCPEDYEGKNCSHLKDHCRTTPCKVIDSCTVAVASNSTPGGVRLISSNVCGPHGRCRSQAGGQFSCECQEGFTGTYCHENINDCESGPCQNGGTCIDKVSLYQCICAEGWEGPNCKNNIDDCNTNPCRNRGTCRDLVNDFYCECKNGWKGKTCHSRESQCDEATCNNGGTCYDEGDTFKCMCAAGWEGATCNIAKNSSCLPSPCENGGTCVGSGDSFTCVCKEGWEGLTCNQNSNDCNPHPCYNSGTCVDGDNWYRCECAAGFAGPDCRININECQSSPCAFGSTCVDEINGYRCLCPAGRAGPRCQEVTGKPCVVNGLVAVDGTKWEDDCNTCQCHNGKVTCTKIWCGPKSCRVHSKSHSGGECPVGQTCVPIRDERCFVKPCPSQGECWSASHSPPPHAKCHPESNCANVTFTFNKDTMPQGLTVEHICSELRSLYVVRNLSSEYSVSMTCEPSATANEIHVAISTEDPRRGKAPIKEITDNFIDLVSKRNGNSTIITAIVEVRVQRRQSHNPNADYLVPLLVSVVIVIWLLAVASAFIWCLKRRRKPSTHTGVNTQSSSPATTAEDTNNAVNNVREQLNQIKNPIDKHGPTNGLPPVKEHPNHHHYHYEDKNSLVNAKIRTNNSDVGSHHSDDEESEKRLQKARFPRQTPYTLVDREERSPQPLSTAGKHPNWTNKQDNRDLESAQSLNRMEFIV, from the exons aggTCCTATACATTGATCGTGGAGGCCTTGGACTTCAACAATGACTCTTCTACGGGCA GCGTGGGAGGCGAGATAATTGAGAAGGCCGTTCAGTCGGGCATGATCAACCCCAGCCGCCAGTGGCAGAGCCTGAAGCACAACGGGCCGGTGGGCCAGTTCGAGTACCAGATCCGGGTCAGCTGCGACGAGCACTACTACGGTTTCGGCTGCAACAAGTTCTGTCGCCCGCGCGACGACTTTTTTGGCCACTACAACTGCGACCACAACGGCAACAAGACCTGCCTCGAAGGGTGGTCCGGACCAGAATGCAGCACTG CTATTTGCAGGCAAGGCTGCAGCACTGAACATGGTTCCTGTAAATTGCCCGGAGATTGCAA GTGTCTGTATGGCTGGCAGGGCGAGTACTGTGATAAGTGCATCCCTCACCCGGGATGTGTGCACGGAACCTGCGTGGAACCGTGGCAGTGCCTCTGTGACACAAACTTTGGTGGCCAGCTCTGCGACAAAG ATCTGAACACATGTGGTACGCTCCAGCCCTGTCTGAACATGGGGACCTGCAGCAACACTGGACCTGACAAGTACCACTGTGCCTGTCCTGACGGCTACTCTGGTGTCACCTGCGAGAAAG CAGAGCATGCCTGTCTGTCGGAGCCCTGTTTTAACGGAGGGAGCTGTGTGGAGACCAGTCAGGGCTTCGAGTGCCAGTGTGCCCCCGGCTGGAGTGGCCCCTCCTGCAGCATCA atgTGGACGAGTGTTTCCCCAACCCCTGTGGCCATGGAGGCACCTGCCAGGACCAGGTCAACGGCTTCAAGTGCACCTGTCCCTCCCAGTGGAGCGGCAAGACCTGCCTCATCG ACGCCAATGAGTGCGAAGGCGACCCCTGCCTGAATGCCAACTCCTGCCGCAACCTGATTGGAGGGTACTTCTGCGAGTGCCTCCCCGGTTGGATGGGCCAGAACTGTGACACCA ATATCAATGACTGCCAGGACCAGTGTCAAAATGGGGGAACCTGCAAG GACATGGTGAACGGGTaccgctgtgtgtgtctgtcgggTTTCGGCGGCGAGCACTGCGAGAAGGACATAGACGAGTGCGCCAGTGGCCCGTGCCTGAACGGTGGCCGTTGCAAGGACGACGTCAACGGCTTCCAGTGCCTGTGTCCGCCCGGTTTCTCTGGCAACTTCTGTCAG CTGGATATCGACTACTGCATGCCGAGCCCGTGTCAAAGCGGGGCCAAGTGTTTCAACCTGGCTACCGATTACTTCTGCAAATGTCCCGAAGACTACGAGGGCAAGAACTGTTCCCATTTGAAGGACCACTGTCGTACCACACCCTGCAAAG tgatTGACAGCTGCACGGTTGCCGTGGCATCCAACAGCACCCCTGGGGGCGTGCGTTTGATTTCGTCCAATGTGTGCGGGCCCCACGGGCGCTGCCGGAGCCAGGCTGGGGGCCAGTTCAGCTGCGAGTGCCAGGAGGGCTTCACCGGGACCTACTGCCATGAGA atATAAATGACTGTGAGAGCGGCCCGTGTCAGAACGGGGGAACGTGTATTGACAAAGTCAGCCTGTACCAGTGCATCTGTGCCGAGGGCTGGGAGGGACCCAACTGCAAAAACA ACATTGACGACTGCAACACCAACCCCTGTCGCAACCGCGGCACGTGCCGGGACCTGGTAAACGACTTCTACTGTGAGTGTAAGAACGGATGGAAGGGCAAGACATGTCACTCAA GGGAGAGCCAGTGTGACGAGGCTACGTGCAACAATGGCGGAACGTGCTACGATGAAGGGGACACCTTCAAATGCATGTGTGCCGCCGGATGGGAGGGTGCCACCTGTAATATAG CTAAGAACAGCAGCTGTCTGCCTAGCCCTTGTGAGAACGGAGGCACCTGTGTGGGCAGTGGAGACTCTTTCACCTGCGTCTGCAAAGAGGGCTGGGAGGGCCTGACCTGCAACCAAA ATTCCAACGACTGCAATCCCCACCCTTG CTATAACAGTGGAACCTGTGTGGACGGAGATAACTGGTACCGGTGTGAGTGTGCCGCGGGATTCGCCGGACCAGACTGCAGGATTA ACATCAACGAGTGCCAGTCGTCACCCTGCGCATTCGGCTCCACCTGCGTAGACGAGATCAACGGCTACCGCTGCCTGTGTCCAGCAGGGAGGGCCGGCCCCAGATGCCAAGAAG TTACTGGGAAACCCTGTGTTGTCAACGGTCTGGTGGCCGTGGACGGGACCAAATGGGAAGACGATTGCAACACCTGCCAGTGCCACAATGGGAAGGTCACCTGTACAAAG ATCTGGTGCGGTCCAAAATCCTGCCGGGTCCACAGTAAAAGCCACAGCGGTGGCGAGTGCCCAGTCGGTCAGACGTGTGTGCCCATCCGGGATGAGCGCTGTTTCGTCAAGCCATGCCCCAGCCAGGGCGAGTGCTGGTCGGCCTCCCACAGTCCCCCGCCCCACGCCAAGTGCCACCCCGAGAGCAACTGTGCCAACGTCACCTTCACCTTCAACAAGGACACCATGCCACAG ggctTGACTGTTGAGCACATCTGCAGCGAGCTAAGGAGTCTGTATGTGGTGAGGAACCTCTCGTCGGAGTACTCAGTGTCCATGACCTGCGAGCCATCGGCAACTGCCAACGAGATCCATGTAGCCATC tcgaCGGAGGACCCCAGAAGAGGCAAGGCTCCTATCAAGGAGATCACAGACAATTTCATAGACCTGGTCAGCAAGCGAAACGGCAACAGCACTATCATCACAGCCATCGTCGAGGTCCGAGTCCAGAGGAGGCAGAGCCACAACCCCAATG CAGACTACCTGGTTCCCCTGCTGGTGTCTGTAGTCATCGTCATCTGGCTCTTGGCTGTGGCCTCTGCGTTTATCTGGTGCCTCAAGCGGCGCCGGAAGCCCAGCACCCACACGGGTGTCAACACCCAGTCATCATCCCCAGCGACGACAGCCGAAGACACCAACAACGCGGTCAACAACGTGCGTGAGCAGCTCAACCAGATCAAGAACCCCATCGATAAACACGGTCCGACCAACGGCCTACCCCCAGTTAAAGAacaccccaaccaccaccactatcactaCGAGGACAAGAACTCTCTTGTCAATGCCAAAATTAGAACAAACAACTCCGACGTGGGTAGCCACCATTCGGATGACGAGGAGTCTGAGAAGAGGCTTCAGAAGGCTAGGTTCCCCAGGCAAACGCCGTATACGCTAGTGGACCGGGAGGAGCGGAGCCCACAGCCCCTCAGCACGGCCGGCAAACACCCCAACTGGACTAATAAACAGGACAACAGAGACTTGGAGTCGGCGCAGAGCTTAAACCGAATGGAATTCATTGTATAG
- the LOC123480992 gene encoding protein jagged-1b-like isoform X3: protein MILRLSSICAAFSIHVLLQCLWIKVAVASGHFELQIVSMQNVNGELQTGVCCDGSRNAADRKCTRDECDTYFKVCLKEYQLKVSSAGPCSFGTASTPVVGGNTFSLRSMRSDKSRIVLPFSFAWPRSYTLIVEALDFNNDSSTGSVGGEIIEKAVQSGMINPSRQWQSLKHNGPVGQFEYQIRVSCDEHYYGFGCNKFCRPRDDFFGHYNCDHNGNKTCLEGWSGPECSTAICRQGCSTEHGSCKLPGDCKCLYGWQGEYCDKCIPHPGCVHGTCVEPWQCLCDTNFGGQLCDKDLNTCGTLQPCLNMGTCSNTGPDKYHCACPDGYSGVTCEKEHACLSEPCFNGGSCVETSQGFECQCAPGWSGPSCSINVDECFPNPCGHGGTCQDQVNGFKCTCPSQWSGKTCLIDANECEGDPCLNANSCRNLIGGYFCECLPGWMGQNCDTNINDCQDQCQNGGTCKDMVNGYRCVCLSGFGGEHCEKDIDECASGPCLNGGRCKDDVNGFQCLCPPGFSGNFCQLDIDYCMPSPCQSGAKCFNLATDYFCKCPEDYEGKNCSHLKDHCRTTPCKVIDSCTVAVASNSTPGGVRLISSNVCGPHGRCRSQAGGQFSCECQEGFTGTYCHENINDCESGPCQNGGTCIDKVSLYQCICAEGWEGPNCKNNIDDCNTNPCRNRGTCRDLVNDFYCECKNGWKGKTCHSRESQCDEATCNNGGTCYDEGDTFKCMCAAGWEGATCNIAKNSSCLPSPCENGGTCVGSGDSFTCVCKEGWEGLTCNQNSNDCNPHPCYNSGTCVDGDNWYRCECAAGFAGPDCRININECQSSPCAFGSTCVDEINGYRCLCPAGRAGPRCQEVTGKPCVVNGLVAVDGTKWEDDCNTCQCHNGKVTCTKIWCGPKSCRVHSKSHSGGECPVGQTCVPIRDERCFVKPCPSQGECWSASHSPPPHAKCHPESNCANVTFTFNKDTMPQGLTVEHICSELRSLYVVRNLSSEYSVSMTCEPSATANEIHVAISTEDPRRGKAPIKEITDNFIDLVSKRNGNSTIITAIVEVRVQRRQSHNPNADYLVPLLVSVVIVIWLLAVASAFIWCLKRRRKPSTHTGVNTQSSSPATTAEDTNNAVNNVREQLNQIKNPIDKHGPTNGLPPVKEHPNHHHYHYEDKNSLVNAKIRTNNSDVGSHHSDDEESEKRLQKARFPRQTPYTLVDREERSPQPLSTAGKHPNWTNKQDNRDLESAQSLNRMEFIV, encoded by the exons aggTCCTATACATTGATCGTGGAGGCCTTGGACTTCAACAATGACTCTTCTACGGGCA GCGTGGGAGGCGAGATAATTGAGAAGGCCGTTCAGTCGGGCATGATCAACCCCAGCCGCCAGTGGCAGAGCCTGAAGCACAACGGGCCGGTGGGCCAGTTCGAGTACCAGATCCGGGTCAGCTGCGACGAGCACTACTACGGTTTCGGCTGCAACAAGTTCTGTCGCCCGCGCGACGACTTTTTTGGCCACTACAACTGCGACCACAACGGCAACAAGACCTGCCTCGAAGGGTGGTCCGGACCAGAATGCAGCACTG CTATTTGCAGGCAAGGCTGCAGCACTGAACATGGTTCCTGTAAATTGCCCGGAGATTGCAA GTGTCTGTATGGCTGGCAGGGCGAGTACTGTGATAAGTGCATCCCTCACCCGGGATGTGTGCACGGAACCTGCGTGGAACCGTGGCAGTGCCTCTGTGACACAAACTTTGGTGGCCAGCTCTGCGACAAAG ATCTGAACACATGTGGTACGCTCCAGCCCTGTCTGAACATGGGGACCTGCAGCAACACTGGACCTGACAAGTACCACTGTGCCTGTCCTGACGGCTACTCTGGTGTCACCTGCGAGAAAG AGCATGCCTGTCTGTCGGAGCCCTGTTTTAACGGAGGGAGCTGTGTGGAGACCAGTCAGGGCTTCGAGTGCCAGTGTGCCCCCGGCTGGAGTGGCCCCTCCTGCAGCATCA atgTGGACGAGTGTTTCCCCAACCCCTGTGGCCATGGAGGCACCTGCCAGGACCAGGTCAACGGCTTCAAGTGCACCTGTCCCTCCCAGTGGAGCGGCAAGACCTGCCTCATCG ACGCCAATGAGTGCGAAGGCGACCCCTGCCTGAATGCCAACTCCTGCCGCAACCTGATTGGAGGGTACTTCTGCGAGTGCCTCCCCGGTTGGATGGGCCAGAACTGTGACACCA ATATCAATGACTGCCAGGACCAGTGTCAAAATGGGGGAACCTGCAAG GACATGGTGAACGGGTaccgctgtgtgtgtctgtcgggTTTCGGCGGCGAGCACTGCGAGAAGGACATAGACGAGTGCGCCAGTGGCCCGTGCCTGAACGGTGGCCGTTGCAAGGACGACGTCAACGGCTTCCAGTGCCTGTGTCCGCCCGGTTTCTCTGGCAACTTCTGTCAG CTGGATATCGACTACTGCATGCCGAGCCCGTGTCAAAGCGGGGCCAAGTGTTTCAACCTGGCTACCGATTACTTCTGCAAATGTCCCGAAGACTACGAGGGCAAGAACTGTTCCCATTTGAAGGACCACTGTCGTACCACACCCTGCAAAG tgatTGACAGCTGCACGGTTGCCGTGGCATCCAACAGCACCCCTGGGGGCGTGCGTTTGATTTCGTCCAATGTGTGCGGGCCCCACGGGCGCTGCCGGAGCCAGGCTGGGGGCCAGTTCAGCTGCGAGTGCCAGGAGGGCTTCACCGGGACCTACTGCCATGAGA atATAAATGACTGTGAGAGCGGCCCGTGTCAGAACGGGGGAACGTGTATTGACAAAGTCAGCCTGTACCAGTGCATCTGTGCCGAGGGCTGGGAGGGACCCAACTGCAAAAACA ACATTGACGACTGCAACACCAACCCCTGTCGCAACCGCGGCACGTGCCGGGACCTGGTAAACGACTTCTACTGTGAGTGTAAGAACGGATGGAAGGGCAAGACATGTCACTCAA GGGAGAGCCAGTGTGACGAGGCTACGTGCAACAATGGCGGAACGTGCTACGATGAAGGGGACACCTTCAAATGCATGTGTGCCGCCGGATGGGAGGGTGCCACCTGTAATATAG CTAAGAACAGCAGCTGTCTGCCTAGCCCTTGTGAGAACGGAGGCACCTGTGTGGGCAGTGGAGACTCTTTCACCTGCGTCTGCAAAGAGGGCTGGGAGGGCCTGACCTGCAACCAAA ATTCCAACGACTGCAATCCCCACCCTTG CTATAACAGTGGAACCTGTGTGGACGGAGATAACTGGTACCGGTGTGAGTGTGCCGCGGGATTCGCCGGACCAGACTGCAGGATTA ACATCAACGAGTGCCAGTCGTCACCCTGCGCATTCGGCTCCACCTGCGTAGACGAGATCAACGGCTACCGCTGCCTGTGTCCAGCAGGGAGGGCCGGCCCCAGATGCCAAGAAG TTACTGGGAAACCCTGTGTTGTCAACGGTCTGGTGGCCGTGGACGGGACCAAATGGGAAGACGATTGCAACACCTGCCAGTGCCACAATGGGAAGGTCACCTGTACAAAG ATCTGGTGCGGTCCAAAATCCTGCCGGGTCCACAGTAAAAGCCACAGCGGTGGCGAGTGCCCAGTCGGTCAGACGTGTGTGCCCATCCGGGATGAGCGCTGTTTCGTCAAGCCATGCCCCAGCCAGGGCGAGTGCTGGTCGGCCTCCCACAGTCCCCCGCCCCACGCCAAGTGCCACCCCGAGAGCAACTGTGCCAACGTCACCTTCACCTTCAACAAGGACACCATGCCACAG ggctTGACTGTTGAGCACATCTGCAGCGAGCTAAGGAGTCTGTATGTGGTGAGGAACCTCTCGTCGGAGTACTCAGTGTCCATGACCTGCGAGCCATCGGCAACTGCCAACGAGATCCATGTAGCCATC tcgaCGGAGGACCCCAGAAGAGGCAAGGCTCCTATCAAGGAGATCACAGACAATTTCATAGACCTGGTCAGCAAGCGAAACGGCAACAGCACTATCATCACAGCCATCGTCGAGGTCCGAGTCCAGAGGAGGCAGAGCCACAACCCCAATG CAGACTACCTGGTTCCCCTGCTGGTGTCTGTAGTCATCGTCATCTGGCTCTTGGCTGTGGCCTCTGCGTTTATCTGGTGCCTCAAGCGGCGCCGGAAGCCCAGCACCCACACGGGTGTCAACACCCAGTCATCATCCCCAGCGACGACAGCCGAAGACACCAACAACGCGGTCAACAACGTGCGTGAGCAGCTCAACCAGATCAAGAACCCCATCGATAAACACGGTCCGACCAACGGCCTACCCCCAGTTAAAGAacaccccaaccaccaccactatcactaCGAGGACAAGAACTCTCTTGTCAATGCCAAAATTAGAACAAACAACTCCGACGTGGGTAGCCACCATTCGGATGACGAGGAGTCTGAGAAGAGGCTTCAGAAGGCTAGGTTCCCCAGGCAAACGCCGTATACGCTAGTGGACCGGGAGGAGCGGAGCCCACAGCCCCTCAGCACGGCCGGCAAACACCCCAACTGGACTAATAAACAGGACAACAGAGACTTGGAGTCGGCGCAGAGCTTAAACCGAATGGAATTCATTGTATAG
- the LOC123480992 gene encoding protein jagged-1b-like isoform X2, translating into MILRLSSICAAFSIHVLLQCLWIKVAVASGHFELQIVSMQNVNGELQTGVCCDGSRNAADRKCTRDECDTYFKVCLKEYQLKVSSAGPCSFGTASTPVVGGNTFSLRSMRSDKSRIVLPFSFAWPRSYTLIVEALDFNNDSSTGSVGGEIIEKAVQSGMINPSRQWQSLKHNGPVGQFEYQIRVSCDEHYYGFGCNKFCRPRDDFFGHYNCDHNGNKTCLEGWSGPECSTAICRQGCSTEHGSCKLPGDCKCLYGWQGEYCDKCIPHPGCVHGTCVEPWQCLCDTNFGGQLCDKDLNTCGTLQPCLNMGTCSNTGPDKYHCACPDGYSGVTCEKAEHACLSEPCFNGGSCVETSQGFECQCAPGWSGPSCSINVDECFPNPCGHGGTCQDQVNGFKCTCPSQWSGKTCLIDANECEGDPCLNANSCRNLIGGYFCECLPGWMGQNCDTNINDCQDQCQNGGTCKDMVNGYRCVCLSGFGGEHCEKDIDECASGPCLNGGRCKDDVNGFQCLCPPGFSGNFCQLDIDYCMPSPCQSGAKCFNLATDYFCKCPEDYEGKNCSHLKDHCRTTPCKVIDSCTVAVASNSTPGGVRLISSNVCGPHGRCRSQAGGQFSCECQEGFTGTYCHENINDCESGPCQNGGTCIDKVSLYQCICAEGWEGPNCKNNIDDCNTNPCRNRGTCRDLVNDFYCECKNGWKGKTCHSRESQCDEATCNNGGTCYDEGDTFKCMCAAGWEGATCNIAKNSSCLPSPCENGGTCVGSGDSFTCVCKEGWEGLTCNQNSNDCNPHPCYNSGTCVDGDNWYRCECAAGFAGPDCRININECQSSPCAFGSTCVDEINGYRCLCPAGRAGPRCQEVTGKPCVVNGLVAVDGTKWEDDCNTCQCHNGKVTCTKIWCGPKSCRVHSKSHSGGECPVGQTCVPIRDERCFVKPCPSQGECWSASHSPPPHAKCHPESNCANVTFTFNKDTMPQGLTVEHICSELRSLYVVRNLSSEYSVSMTCEPSATANEIHVAISTEDPRRGKAPIKEITDNFIDLVSKRNGNSTIITAIVEVRVQRRQSHNPNDYLVPLLVSVVIVIWLLAVASAFIWCLKRRRKPSTHTGVNTQSSSPATTAEDTNNAVNNVREQLNQIKNPIDKHGPTNGLPPVKEHPNHHHYHYEDKNSLVNAKIRTNNSDVGSHHSDDEESEKRLQKARFPRQTPYTLVDREERSPQPLSTAGKHPNWTNKQDNRDLESAQSLNRMEFIV; encoded by the exons aggTCCTATACATTGATCGTGGAGGCCTTGGACTTCAACAATGACTCTTCTACGGGCA GCGTGGGAGGCGAGATAATTGAGAAGGCCGTTCAGTCGGGCATGATCAACCCCAGCCGCCAGTGGCAGAGCCTGAAGCACAACGGGCCGGTGGGCCAGTTCGAGTACCAGATCCGGGTCAGCTGCGACGAGCACTACTACGGTTTCGGCTGCAACAAGTTCTGTCGCCCGCGCGACGACTTTTTTGGCCACTACAACTGCGACCACAACGGCAACAAGACCTGCCTCGAAGGGTGGTCCGGACCAGAATGCAGCACTG CTATTTGCAGGCAAGGCTGCAGCACTGAACATGGTTCCTGTAAATTGCCCGGAGATTGCAA GTGTCTGTATGGCTGGCAGGGCGAGTACTGTGATAAGTGCATCCCTCACCCGGGATGTGTGCACGGAACCTGCGTGGAACCGTGGCAGTGCCTCTGTGACACAAACTTTGGTGGCCAGCTCTGCGACAAAG ATCTGAACACATGTGGTACGCTCCAGCCCTGTCTGAACATGGGGACCTGCAGCAACACTGGACCTGACAAGTACCACTGTGCCTGTCCTGACGGCTACTCTGGTGTCACCTGCGAGAAAG CAGAGCATGCCTGTCTGTCGGAGCCCTGTTTTAACGGAGGGAGCTGTGTGGAGACCAGTCAGGGCTTCGAGTGCCAGTGTGCCCCCGGCTGGAGTGGCCCCTCCTGCAGCATCA atgTGGACGAGTGTTTCCCCAACCCCTGTGGCCATGGAGGCACCTGCCAGGACCAGGTCAACGGCTTCAAGTGCACCTGTCCCTCCCAGTGGAGCGGCAAGACCTGCCTCATCG ACGCCAATGAGTGCGAAGGCGACCCCTGCCTGAATGCCAACTCCTGCCGCAACCTGATTGGAGGGTACTTCTGCGAGTGCCTCCCCGGTTGGATGGGCCAGAACTGTGACACCA ATATCAATGACTGCCAGGACCAGTGTCAAAATGGGGGAACCTGCAAG GACATGGTGAACGGGTaccgctgtgtgtgtctgtcgggTTTCGGCGGCGAGCACTGCGAGAAGGACATAGACGAGTGCGCCAGTGGCCCGTGCCTGAACGGTGGCCGTTGCAAGGACGACGTCAACGGCTTCCAGTGCCTGTGTCCGCCCGGTTTCTCTGGCAACTTCTGTCAG CTGGATATCGACTACTGCATGCCGAGCCCGTGTCAAAGCGGGGCCAAGTGTTTCAACCTGGCTACCGATTACTTCTGCAAATGTCCCGAAGACTACGAGGGCAAGAACTGTTCCCATTTGAAGGACCACTGTCGTACCACACCCTGCAAAG tgatTGACAGCTGCACGGTTGCCGTGGCATCCAACAGCACCCCTGGGGGCGTGCGTTTGATTTCGTCCAATGTGTGCGGGCCCCACGGGCGCTGCCGGAGCCAGGCTGGGGGCCAGTTCAGCTGCGAGTGCCAGGAGGGCTTCACCGGGACCTACTGCCATGAGA atATAAATGACTGTGAGAGCGGCCCGTGTCAGAACGGGGGAACGTGTATTGACAAAGTCAGCCTGTACCAGTGCATCTGTGCCGAGGGCTGGGAGGGACCCAACTGCAAAAACA ACATTGACGACTGCAACACCAACCCCTGTCGCAACCGCGGCACGTGCCGGGACCTGGTAAACGACTTCTACTGTGAGTGTAAGAACGGATGGAAGGGCAAGACATGTCACTCAA GGGAGAGCCAGTGTGACGAGGCTACGTGCAACAATGGCGGAACGTGCTACGATGAAGGGGACACCTTCAAATGCATGTGTGCCGCCGGATGGGAGGGTGCCACCTGTAATATAG CTAAGAACAGCAGCTGTCTGCCTAGCCCTTGTGAGAACGGAGGCACCTGTGTGGGCAGTGGAGACTCTTTCACCTGCGTCTGCAAAGAGGGCTGGGAGGGCCTGACCTGCAACCAAA ATTCCAACGACTGCAATCCCCACCCTTG CTATAACAGTGGAACCTGTGTGGACGGAGATAACTGGTACCGGTGTGAGTGTGCCGCGGGATTCGCCGGACCAGACTGCAGGATTA ACATCAACGAGTGCCAGTCGTCACCCTGCGCATTCGGCTCCACCTGCGTAGACGAGATCAACGGCTACCGCTGCCTGTGTCCAGCAGGGAGGGCCGGCCCCAGATGCCAAGAAG TTACTGGGAAACCCTGTGTTGTCAACGGTCTGGTGGCCGTGGACGGGACCAAATGGGAAGACGATTGCAACACCTGCCAGTGCCACAATGGGAAGGTCACCTGTACAAAG ATCTGGTGCGGTCCAAAATCCTGCCGGGTCCACAGTAAAAGCCACAGCGGTGGCGAGTGCCCAGTCGGTCAGACGTGTGTGCCCATCCGGGATGAGCGCTGTTTCGTCAAGCCATGCCCCAGCCAGGGCGAGTGCTGGTCGGCCTCCCACAGTCCCCCGCCCCACGCCAAGTGCCACCCCGAGAGCAACTGTGCCAACGTCACCTTCACCTTCAACAAGGACACCATGCCACAG ggctTGACTGTTGAGCACATCTGCAGCGAGCTAAGGAGTCTGTATGTGGTGAGGAACCTCTCGTCGGAGTACTCAGTGTCCATGACCTGCGAGCCATCGGCAACTGCCAACGAGATCCATGTAGCCATC tcgaCGGAGGACCCCAGAAGAGGCAAGGCTCCTATCAAGGAGATCACAGACAATTTCATAGACCTGGTCAGCAAGCGAAACGGCAACAGCACTATCATCACAGCCATCGTCGAGGTCCGAGTCCAGAGGAGGCAGAGCCACAACCCCAATG ACTACCTGGTTCCCCTGCTGGTGTCTGTAGTCATCGTCATCTGGCTCTTGGCTGTGGCCTCTGCGTTTATCTGGTGCCTCAAGCGGCGCCGGAAGCCCAGCACCCACACGGGTGTCAACACCCAGTCATCATCCCCAGCGACGACAGCCGAAGACACCAACAACGCGGTCAACAACGTGCGTGAGCAGCTCAACCAGATCAAGAACCCCATCGATAAACACGGTCCGACCAACGGCCTACCCCCAGTTAAAGAacaccccaaccaccaccactatcactaCGAGGACAAGAACTCTCTTGTCAATGCCAAAATTAGAACAAACAACTCCGACGTGGGTAGCCACCATTCGGATGACGAGGAGTCTGAGAAGAGGCTTCAGAAGGCTAGGTTCCCCAGGCAAACGCCGTATACGCTAGTGGACCGGGAGGAGCGGAGCCCACAGCCCCTCAGCACGGCCGGCAAACACCCCAACTGGACTAATAAACAGGACAACAGAGACTTGGAGTCGGCGCAGAGCTTAAACCGAATGGAATTCATTGTATAG